Proteins encoded in a region of the Cytobacillus pseudoceanisediminis genome:
- a CDS encoding DUF3231 family protein: MEYGNKKVNIELTCTEIGGLWGVYLQESMGSCFLQYFLHHLQDEEIIPLAKESLQISQGRIDKIKKIFLSENFPVPAAFSEGDVNLSAPPLFNDVFTLSYIYMMNRLGMINFSYTASNNVRLDVLDFFTECIHTSTEMFGKAVKMMLGKGIYDRPPKMNYPKEIEFVQKDSFLSGIIGAKRPLNAIELSEIFFNIERNYFSVLIMLAFAQVVKDKELKKHILKGKTLSEKQISIFNNLLMEEELLGTVTVGMEVTESMVAPFSDKLIFSMINVLNSVDISLISHAMSVSMRTDLTSQYSKIIAEVMLYAKDTFDIVVKEKWLEQPPLVTNRKMLIHKKQ; this comes from the coding sequence GTGGAATACGGGAATAAGAAGGTAAATATTGAACTGACTTGCACAGAAATTGGAGGCCTTTGGGGGGTTTATTTACAAGAAAGCATGGGTTCCTGTTTTCTCCAGTATTTTTTACACCACCTCCAAGATGAGGAAATCATTCCATTAGCAAAAGAGTCATTGCAAATTTCGCAAGGAAGAATAGATAAGATCAAAAAAATTTTTCTCTCAGAAAATTTTCCGGTACCGGCTGCCTTTTCCGAAGGGGATGTCAATTTGTCAGCCCCGCCATTATTCAATGATGTGTTCACCTTAAGCTATATTTATATGATGAATCGATTGGGAATGATTAACTTCAGCTATACTGCTTCAAATAATGTTCGGCTGGATGTACTGGATTTTTTTACAGAGTGTATACATACCTCTACAGAAATGTTTGGCAAAGCAGTCAAGATGATGCTGGGTAAGGGTATTTATGATCGCCCGCCAAAAATGAACTATCCCAAAGAAATTGAATTTGTTCAAAAGGATTCATTTCTGTCGGGAATTATAGGTGCAAAACGTCCCTTGAATGCAATAGAATTATCGGAAATATTTTTTAACATCGAGCGGAATTATTTTTCAGTTCTCATCATGCTTGCGTTTGCTCAAGTAGTAAAAGACAAAGAATTGAAAAAACATATTTTGAAAGGAAAAACGCTCAGCGAAAAACAGATATCCATTTTCAATAACTTATTAATGGAAGAAGAGCTTCTTGGAACCGTGACCGTCGGAATGGAAGTAACAGAATCCATGGTGGCACCTTTTTCAGACAAACTTATTTTTTCAATGATCAATGTTTTAAATTCCGTAGACATTAGCTTAATTTCACATGCCATGTCAGTGTCCATGAGAACTGATCTAACATCTCAATACAGTAAAATTATTGCAGAAGTCATGCTTTATGCAAAGGATACCTTTGATATCGTGGTAAAGGAAAAATGGCTGGAACAGCCTCCGCTTGTAACTAATAGGAAGATGCTGATACATAAAAAGCAATAA
- a CDS encoding DUF2383 domain-containing protein, whose product MEEQKVTKPLNKLLQGQYMGIHSYEEFIKNLDDASPLRSRFIMIQKDLKHHAELLSERIQELHGTPATSEGVIGKIEQFISQIFDHPQGEKDILKHAIKGENLYGI is encoded by the coding sequence ATGGAAGAACAGAAAGTTACAAAACCCTTAAATAAGTTACTGCAGGGTCAATATATGGGAATACATTCTTATGAAGAATTTATTAAAAACCTTGATGACGCTTCCCCGCTTCGCTCTAGATTCATTATGATCCAAAAGGATCTAAAGCATCATGCAGAGCTGCTATCAGAACGAATTCAGGAGCTGCACGGAACACCGGCTACCAGCGAAGGAGTTATTGGCAAAATTGAACAATTCATCAGTCAGATATTCGATCACCCACAAGGTGAAAAGGATATCTTAAAGCATGCCATTAAAGGAGAAAATCTTTACGGAATTTAA